In Syntrophobacterales bacterium, a genomic segment contains:
- a CDS encoding [FeFe] hydrogenase, group A has translation MIIKATINNIDVEVEEGTTILEAARKAGFNIPTLCHNPDLVPEGSCGLCVVEIEGLPAMKRACMTRLERRWKVHTNTAKVRMARKEIVELILSNHDMDCLTCIKNQACELQNVANLVGIDMLAYPRLEQKRPIDTTSPSIVRDPNKCILCGRCLQICSNIQTVNALTLDQRGFETQITDAFNEGMGNSACVNCGQCTVFCPVGALYEKSHVDEVWQALNDPDKHVVVQEAPAVRAMLGEEFGMEPGTLVAGKMHAALRRLKFDAVFDTNFTADLTILEEGTEAVGRITGDKDLPLITSCSPGWVKFFETFYPHLTKHTSTAKSPQQMFGTLSKTYYAELKGISPEKIVSISIMPCTAKKFECQRPEMRTSGYQDVDYVLTTREMARMLKEAGIDLNDMPNEPADDPLGDYTGAGTIFGATGGVMEAALRSAYFLVTGKELENPDIVAVRGMTGIKEAEVDIEGLKLKVAVAHGLGNARKLLDKVSEQLAATGKSEYHFIEVMACPGGCVGGGGQPWGSDMARRARRGQALYTEDKSLPHRRSHENPSVKEIYEKYLGKPNSEKSHHLLHTQYYKRSPVDGKVVSEQTD, from the coding sequence ATGATAATAAAAGCAACGATCAACAATATAGATGTCGAGGTTGAAGAAGGGACGACCATCCTTGAAGCCGCAAGGAAGGCTGGTTTCAACATCCCTACCCTCTGCCACAATCCCGATTTAGTGCCGGAAGGCTCGTGCGGGCTCTGTGTGGTCGAGATAGAAGGTCTTCCCGCAATGAAGAGGGCATGTATGACCCGGCTTGAAAGGAGATGGAAGGTCCATACCAATACAGCAAAAGTGAGGATGGCCAGAAAAGAGATTGTGGAGCTCATCCTTTCGAACCATGATATGGATTGCCTCACTTGTATAAAGAATCAGGCTTGCGAATTGCAGAACGTGGCAAATCTGGTCGGCATAGACATGCTGGCTTACCCTCGCCTCGAACAAAAACGGCCAATAGACACAACAAGTCCTTCCATCGTCAGAGATCCCAATAAATGTATCCTCTGCGGCAGGTGTTTACAAATATGCTCCAATATCCAGACCGTGAATGCCCTCACCCTTGACCAGAGGGGATTCGAGACACAGATCACAGATGCTTTCAACGAGGGTATGGGCAACAGTGCCTGCGTGAACTGCGGCCAGTGTACCGTGTTCTGCCCGGTAGGAGCGCTCTACGAAAAGAGCCATGTGGATGAAGTATGGCAGGCTCTTAACGATCCCGACAAACACGTGGTCGTTCAGGAAGCGCCGGCTGTACGGGCCATGTTAGGCGAGGAATTCGGGATGGAACCTGGGACTCTTGTGGCCGGCAAGATGCATGCCGCACTGCGGCGGCTGAAATTTGATGCAGTATTTGACACGAATTTCACCGCTGACCTTACCATATTGGAGGAAGGCACGGAAGCGGTGGGCAGGATCACTGGGGATAAGGATCTGCCCTTGATCACCTCATGCTCTCCAGGCTGGGTGAAGTTCTTTGAGACTTTCTACCCTCACTTAACAAAACATACGTCAACGGCGAAGTCTCCCCAGCAGATGTTCGGGACACTCTCCAAGACGTACTATGCCGAACTGAAAGGGATCTCACCGGAGAAAATAGTCTCCATCTCAATTATGCCATGCACTGCCAAAAAATTTGAATGCCAGCGTCCGGAGATGCGGACGAGCGGATATCAGGATGTAGACTATGTGCTCACCACAAGAGAGATGGCTAGGATGTTGAAGGAAGCAGGCATTGACCTTAATGACATGCCCAATGAACCGGCCGATGATCCTCTCGGTGACTACACTGGTGCCGGTACTATTTTCGGCGCCACAGGGGGCGTCATGGAAGCGGCATTGAGGAGCGCCTATTTCCTCGTAACGGGAAAAGAGCTTGAAAACCCTGACATAGTGGCGGTGAGAGGTATGACTGGTATCAAAGAGGCGGAGGTTGACATAGAAGGTCTCAAATTGAAGGTTGCAGTAGCCCACGGTCTCGGGAATGCAAGAAAGCTTCTCGATAAGGTATCCGAGCAACTGGCGGCCACCGGCAAGAGTGAGTACCACTTCATAGAAGTGATGGCCTGCCCGGGCGGATGCGTTGGCGGCGGGGGACAACCATGGGGCAGCGACATGGCAAGGAGGGCTCGCAGAGGTCAGGCGCTTTATACGGAAGACAAGTCTCTTCCGCACCGCAGGTCTCATGAAAATCCTTCAGTAAAAGAAATTTATGAGAAATACCTCGGGAAGCCCAATTCGGAGAAATCCCACCACCTGCTTCATACTCAATATTACAAAAGAAGTCCGGTCGACGGGAAGGTGGTATCCGAACAAACAGATTGA
- the nuoF gene encoding NADH-quinone oxidoreductase subunit NuoF, with amino-acid sequence MNMVRNHVLISMDANTVIAGARAVEEALIKEIAAQGLSQEIAVLETGSVGVEGQGVVLVVYPEGIYYANVTPQDVHELVEEHLLKGRQVARLVLAEAPKRTVIRKEKTGLLKEQPRIVLKNCGIINPESIEEAIAAGTYEAAAKALTTMKPEDIVSEVKHAGLTGRGGAAFPTGLKWEFAINVKNPEKYLVCNADEGEPGTFKDRLILEGDPHKLIEGMIIGGYSVGATKGYVYIRGEYGLSIERLEKAIADARKYGILGNNIFDSTFSFDIAVMKGAGAYVCGEETALIESIEGKRGHPRNKPPYPITSGLWGKPTVVNNVETLSNIPEIILNGAENFKKYGTEKCPGTKVYTILGHVATPGLIEVEMGTTLKDIIFEYGGGIRGGKKFKGALVGGAAGAFLGPDMLDVKMDFINLKEYSAALGSGAILVMDEDTNIVDILKSVLRFFKHESCGHCVPCRLGTARLVEIIDRVTSSSANKDDVDGLLRISEVMKDTSFCPLGQSLYLPVSSALKYFKNEILTQVQ; translated from the coding sequence ATGAATATGGTGAGAAATCATGTACTTATCAGCATGGACGCCAACACGGTCATTGCTGGTGCCCGGGCAGTTGAAGAAGCGCTGATAAAAGAGATAGCGGCACAGGGGCTTTCTCAGGAAATCGCCGTACTGGAGACGGGTAGCGTGGGCGTGGAGGGCCAGGGGGTTGTATTGGTCGTCTACCCGGAAGGTATCTATTATGCCAACGTGACCCCACAAGATGTACACGAGTTAGTCGAAGAGCACTTGCTCAAAGGACGACAGGTTGCCCGGCTGGTACTTGCCGAGGCGCCGAAACGCACTGTGATAAGAAAAGAAAAGACCGGGCTTCTGAAGGAACAACCCCGCATAGTCCTCAAGAATTGTGGGATCATAAACCCGGAGAGTATAGAAGAAGCAATTGCCGCAGGCACCTACGAAGCTGCAGCTAAAGCCCTTACCACAATGAAACCTGAAGATATCGTCTCCGAAGTAAAACATGCCGGGTTGACAGGCAGGGGCGGGGCTGCGTTTCCCACCGGCCTCAAGTGGGAATTTGCCATAAATGTTAAAAATCCCGAAAAATATCTTGTGTGTAACGCCGACGAGGGGGAACCGGGAACATTCAAGGATCGGCTCATTCTTGAGGGCGATCCTCATAAGCTCATAGAAGGCATGATCATCGGAGGTTATTCGGTGGGAGCCACCAAAGGGTATGTCTATATCCGCGGAGAATACGGCCTCTCCATCGAACGCCTCGAAAAGGCCATCGCCGACGCGAGAAAATATGGGATTCTCGGCAACAATATATTCGACAGCACCTTCAGCTTCGACATAGCGGTGATGAAGGGCGCTGGAGCGTACGTATGCGGTGAGGAGACAGCCCTCATTGAATCCATAGAGGGGAAGAGAGGTCATCCGAGGAACAAGCCTCCTTATCCGATAACATCCGGCCTCTGGGGTAAACCAACCGTTGTGAACAACGTGGAAACCCTGTCCAATATACCGGAGATCATACTGAACGGTGCGGAAAATTTTAAGAAATACGGTACAGAGAAGTGTCCCGGAACAAAAGTTTATACCATACTCGGCCATGTGGCTACGCCGGGGCTCATTGAAGTAGAGATGGGCACCACCCTGAAAGATATCATATTCGAATACGGCGGTGGGATCCGAGGTGGGAAGAAATTCAAGGGCGCTCTGGTTGGAGGAGCCGCAGGCGCATTTCTTGGGCCCGATATGCTCGACGTGAAGATGGATTTCATAAACTTGAAGGAATACTCTGCAGCCCTCGGCTCCGGAGCGATACTGGTTATGGATGAGGATACGAACATTGTGGATATACTTAAGAGTGTTCTGCGCTTTTTCAAGCATGAATCCTGCGGCCACTGCGTTCCCTGCCGTCTCGGGACGGCCCGCTTGGTGGAGATCATTGACCGCGTGACCTCATCCAGCGCAAATAAAGATGATGTCGACGGACTGTTAAGAATCTCCGAAGTGATGAAAGATACGTCCTTCTGTCCGCTGGGACAATCGCTCTATCTCCCTGTATCGAGCGCGTTGAAGTATTTCAAGAATGAAATACTCACCCAGGTTCAATGA
- a CDS encoding NAD(P)H-dependent oxidoreductase subunit E yields MSDANHECTCAQLSEEELYPRLDVIIDEHRGKPEELIMALHKAQNLFGYLPRKVQEKVAEGLGVSLNEVYGVITFYSFFSTVPKGRHIVKVCLGTACYVRGGQQTLGKVEKELNTPVGGTTDDRRYSVDVVRCIGACGLAPAMLVDDDVYGRVKTTKIMEILDQYK; encoded by the coding sequence ATGTCCGATGCAAACCATGAGTGCACATGCGCTCAACTAAGCGAAGAAGAGCTTTACCCAAGGCTTGACGTCATAATTGACGAGCATCGCGGAAAACCTGAGGAATTGATAATGGCGCTCCATAAGGCCCAGAATCTCTTCGGTTATCTTCCGCGTAAGGTGCAGGAGAAAGTGGCGGAAGGTCTTGGCGTATCATTGAACGAAGTATATGGGGTAATAACGTTTTACTCATTTTTCTCCACGGTTCCAAAAGGACGTCACATTGTGAAAGTTTGCCTGGGTACCGCCTGCTATGTACGCGGCGGCCAGCAGACGCTCGGAAAAGTAGAGAAAGAACTTAACACCCCGGTTGGCGGAACAACGGATGATAGACGTTACTCGGTGGACGTAGTGCGTTGCATTGGCGCATGCGGCCTCGCCCCTGCAATGCTGGTGGACGATGACGTGTACGGTCGGGTCAAAACGACGAAAATTATGGAAATTCTTGACCAATATAAGTAA
- a CDS encoding NAD(P)H-dependent oxidoreductase subunit E: protein MYREAILKKFEPKADNILYILHELQDNNEQHYIAKEDIKVCADYLKLPYSFVHGVTTFYTMFSLKPRGRYIIRLCESPPCCLMGSESLLDYLKKKLNIEVGETTPDGAFTLELTSCLGVCGVAPALMMNGETIGKLTPEKVDTILEERRNSL, encoded by the coding sequence TTGTATAGAGAAGCTATACTCAAAAAATTTGAACCTAAGGCGGACAATATACTTTATATCCTTCACGAACTTCAGGATAACAATGAACAGCATTACATCGCAAAGGAAGATATAAAAGTCTGCGCCGACTATCTTAAATTGCCCTATAGTTTTGTACACGGGGTTACCACATTTTACACCATGTTCAGCTTGAAACCTCGCGGCCGTTACATCATACGACTTTGTGAATCCCCTCCCTGCTGTCTGATGGGTTCGGAATCACTTCTTGACTACTTAAAAAAGAAACTCAATATTGAAGTCGGGGAGACGACTCCCGACGGCGCCTTTACCCTTGAGCTCACAAGCTGTCTCGGGGTATGCGGCGTGGCGCCTGCTTTGATGATGAATGGCGAGACCATTGGTAAACTTACGCCCGAAAAGGTTGACACCATTTTGGAGGAGAGGAGAAACAGCCTATGA